TAAATGCTACCTATCTTGAATTTATCTGGACATGTACTTTGCTGGAATGTTATTGTGATCATGAAATTGTGTCAAAAGTCTGTCCAAATTCTATTGAAAGCCGGCCGGGATGGGTTATTTTCCCAGAACAAGCTTTGCGCGGCAAAACTATGAAATGATGATCACCAAAACTGTGATGTCGTTAACGTTCAGAAATGAGGACAGcagaaattcactctggctctgCAGGTATTTTGGCTTGAATTGGACGGTCAACACGCTTCCGAATGTACCTGAGTTTACTGGTTCTGCTGATTACAAATAAGAATGCAGCGGTCATGAGGAATCCTTTTAACAGCAAGGGGGCAGCAGTATCAGTTCCTCGGCCAGAATTCCATCCTGGGATAATAGGTTGCACACTGATTGAAGCAAATCTCTGATCAGTATAAGCCTAATTACATTTCATGACAAGAAAAACAACAATGTTATATGTTTTAGTAACCTCTGGAGGTTAAAACAACAAAATTGCTGTTTTTTTTGAACGATGCAGGAGAGCTGCACGCAATTTAATCAAGAAAGCAAAAATAACTGAAGTTGGAGAAAACATCGATCAATCTCGTCAGATTGTTGATTGTAAATACAATATCCTTCCCTGAGCTATTAGAAAGTGCCAGCAATTCAAACCTGATAGATTCCTGAAAAACATCTTCATTTCATAGGACTTAGATGTCATTACAACACATTCTACAAATCATTTACTAAATAGACCACCACCAGGAGTCATACCCCACACTTCTAGAACACAGTTACTAAACAACTTCACTTGCTAATAAGCACTACCACACCTAAAAGAACTAGGACTGCAATTAGTAAACATAGCACCACCAACAGCTGCACCAGAACGATAAGCTTGTCCATCTTGAGATCCATCCTCTCTTCCTCGTAAATCCTGCAATTAGGCTTCATTTCGACCAAGGCTTTAGTTTCACCATGACCTTCGTATGCTACTGCAGCTTGCATTTCTTCTTTTCGTTTCTTTTCCATGTCTTCTTTAATCTTCTTTGCAACTACTTTCTTGTAAGCATCAATCCACCTAAAGAATGGACATTTCTTCACTGCCTGTGGAAATGACAATACATAACACAAACTATTTATCCAAATCTTGACACAGTACCTAGTTCATCCATTTCTATATGACAAAAACAGATCATTATATACTCACAAATTCATCGTAGTTTACGCATTTGAAGAAAATTTTGCCGTTGTTCTTCCAGGATTTGCATTCCACTACTTTATCACCACATTCTGGGCATGGAATGAGGGGGATCCCGCTAGGGCCAAGTGGATACAGAGAAAGGGCAGCTGTTGGGATGAACGACGAACTAGACGAAGCCTCACCCATATCTGGCGTCGGGGCAGCGGCGGCGTCCTGGAGCGGACGcgtcggggcggcggcggcggcctggcgCGGACGCGGCGGCGGCCTAGCGCGGAGGCCGTGGCTGGGAAGGAAAGGGCCGAGGAGGTGGGCTGCTGTCGGCCGTCGGCGGCATCGGCGGCGGTGGAGCAGTTCCCTCTGTTCGTCTTCGTCTCGTCTCTCTCCCGTTCTCTCCGTGCTCTCTCTCCCGTGAAGATACGGTGAATGAAAAGGAACGAAGGGATAAGGCTCAGGGGCAAAACGGGAAGAAAAAGATGCcgcagcaaaaaaaaaatttaatttgGCAACAAATCCTCCACAGGGCATATTTGCGGGTGTGTATCGTTTGAGAATGGTAAACGGGCGAATCCCATTTATGGGATGGCAAAATTGCGAAGCCCGGTTTTCATAATGGCAGAATCACCATTTTCTCAACTACACCGGCGTTGCATCTGGGCATGCAGCCTTACCAACCATGCTGGCTGGTGTTCTTCTTCAGCTTGTATCGGAGTTCCATGAGCAATTATGTAGAAGCAAAGAAGATCTTGCTTCCGAGTAGCTCAGAGCGATCCGGTAATTCAGAGTTCGACATCACTTGTCCGCCACTCACCAAGATCCGTCTGCCTCTCCTCTCCGCTGCCGGCGACTGACCGGTGACCGCAGGTACGGCCGCTCCCTTATCGTGAATCCTCTTCCCCCATCGCGACTCCATGCCCGTGGGCTCGTCCACCTCTCTCCTCCCAGCTCTCCTCCCCCGTCCCCCACGGCCCGCTGCTTCACCTCCACGCGCCCCCTCGCTAAACCCAACCCTAGCTTGGCCGGCCTAACTGCCCCGGCgccaccaccgcgccgccgccgccgctgccaccctAGTCTTGATTTCCCTGCCCTGAATAACAGGATTCCCAACTCAGCCCGGTCAAGAAGATTATTATATATGTTACCGCCCGCCGTTGATTGAGCTTTTTGCTTGTTTGTTTGGTCGAGAGGATTCCTGGTGGAGGCTGACTCATATACCTGAAATAATGAATGACCCCGGTTTGCTGTAAATTTTACCGGTAATGTTTTGTATATGACAGGCATTTGATCATTAGTTATCATCCATGGTTGTGTATTTTGCGGTTAATCCTGAGATGCAGGCCTGTGGCTTGTATTGGTAGGATCTGTTTGGTGCTGCACATTGGACAGACCTGCATTACTCTGTCTTAATGTAAAGCAGTAGGTGATTGCTAATTCAATCAGCTGAATCCTCAAGTGCCTCTTTTTTGTCTGCATTTCGTACACCAATTTACAGGTGCTATAGTCAGCTTGCTACAGCTGTGCTTCTTCAGGCCATGAACCGTAGCAATATTACTAGCACCATTTAATATGGCTGTACATGCCTGTAAGCCTGTTAATATTTTCCGGATCTCTTTTTCACACATCTGTGTTGCTGTGAATTTTGGTACTTCAGTTGTGTTCTTCTGTCATACTGTTTTTACAGTTATTATTGTACTTTTCATTTTCATGCTAAATCAATTGACCATGGTATAGCTCCTAAGTTACAAAGACACAGCTGGTATCAGTATCACTACAAAGGACCATTTGTGCTAACTTCAAATTTACTTACTGGGCAGCACGATGAAGAATGAACTCTTTTAGTTGCATTTAGTTGCACTAGTTGTGGGAGTACTGGTCTTATTTAGATTGCTGTCTTGTTGTATTTAGCAACCTTAAGCACCAATCTGAGCAATTCATTTAACTCATCTGTACTGTATTCATTCCTGAGTTTTGCTGTGGAAAGCTCCACTTTACATTCATCTGAAATATGGGCGTTACCATTTGTGGCCACCTGGATACTAGGCAAAGTTATCTGGATCCTTCAAAGGGATGGGCCAGTTTGTCCCATGTTCCCGGATGGAATAAATAAATACTGGTACCACCTACAAATGCACGGGCATAACATTTTCTTACTTTAAAATTTTGACAGATTTCCCTTTGTTACCTGATATAAGTGCACTTATTCACTGATTGGAAAACAGAAAAATGCAACGCGTTACTTCAGTCATGCATTAAATTAGTTATTTTGCGCAGCTGGAAATTGGTAGCTTTATTTTAAACTTCGGAACCAATTCCATTCCTCCCAGCGATGGGAAAAAGAAAAGATAGGAGCTTTTCATTCATTTGTTCTCTTGTTATTAGTTCTCTTGTTATTATTTCTCCTGTGATCCTGTCATTACTATCTTGTACATGTATAGTTTCAGACTGGTTAGCTTTCCCAGCTCAGTACTCAgtatttcttttcatttttgatATTTGAAACCTTATCAGACTAGATCTGTGATGGCTTTCCTTGTCGCTGTACAGGGTCATCTGCACACCTATAGGGTAAGCGACTATGTCTGGACCTTCATTCTAACAGATGCAACCTTCAAGAGCGCTGATATTCAAGAAACACTGAGCAAGGTGAATTTGTCCCCTCTGAGCTTTGTTTGTGTGAATCTAAGCAATCGGCCATGGCAATTGACTAGATTACCATGGCTGCCAACATGTTATCTGTACTGAATATGGAATGTGGTTTTGCTCTTTTTCTGTTGAAAAAGTCACATGAATGACTAGATGAAGCGTTGAATTTGACATGAATTCTTCGTGCCTTACATAATCGTGCTTTGGTTTAGGTGACACAGGCCAAACAAGAAGTAAATATTGTGGATAGATGTGTAAACTTCTTGTTCCATGCTCTGCTACTTTGACACAGATGGATCTcaacgccatgcagcctgttcgcttgctcgtaaacgatcgtaaattttcagccgggaacagtgtttttctctcacaccaaaccagccagcagtaaataatccacgatcgtttacggcctcccaaaCAGGCTGATGGTGGCCGCCTGCTACGCCCTTCCGGTACTCGTCTCTGTGCTCACAGTCCGCATCTTCTACGTGCTGTGGCACAGTGACCAACCAGCATCAAGGCCACGCACCACCGGATCGCGTTGTCTCATCGTCCTTGGCTCCGGTGAGTACATATTGTAGTCTTGTCTTGCCTGTCAAATACCTTATGGACAAGTTTTAAATATGGTTGCCTGGTATATAAAACGGTACTCAAAGGTGTAAGCGCATACATGAGTACCAACATGTGGCAATACTGAATAATTGTTGGTAACTGCAACTTCATATGCTAGTTGATCTTCTATGGTACTGAAAGCACAACTCTTGGTCTCTGCATATGGGAATTGGCTTTTCACTGACTTGATCATGGTAGACTGTCACAAAGAGATCGTGGGACAAAATCTTGTTTCGTCCAGAAACATTATTGCTCCCAGGCAACCGTAACATTTGTGCCGCAGCAGTTCTGCTTTCTAGAGGGCATTGTCACAAACTCACAATTTATACAAACTTGGTGCATGTTTAAATTTAAACTTGGTTCATATATTCATTGCCATGTGTAAAGTTCATAAGGCAGATCAAACTAAAGATGTGTCAACTAAGATAGCTTATATATGATGTTTACTTACAGCACAAGGAATCATCATGCTCCTTGTGCAACTCTGATGACCCTAAACTGAGTTAGTAGTTCCCTTTTTGTAGCCTCTGCTAGACATTTTTCAGCTCCGGTGTCTATTCTAAGAAGGGTGCATTTTTTTAATAATCTTTTTGCGCTTTGGTTGACTTTCTTCAGTTTATTCTGTTCATTTGCAAATGCTATCTTAGTTCTTAGTTGCCAATTTGCTAGTATCACAGTATCTTGTCTTAGTTGCATATTCATTCTCGCCCTATTTAGCATGTATTGGCTTGTTTAATAGCAGTACTGAAACTGTCAGGATCTTATTATTTTACAGTATACAATTACAAAACACACTTGTATCTCTTAGTAATAGGTATATTTATGCTTTAGTTTTCTCTTGGATTTTTTTCTCCATTGAGAAATTCTATTCTATTTTAACACATTGGATCACTATCAAATAGCATATCACTAGTATTTATAATATTTTACTGGACTCCTGTGCACACTCTTGCCAGAACATTTGGTAGTTTTTCTTTGAGTTAGCAAGTGTCTAAGGTGTAAGATATGTAGCTTGATGAAACATGCATTATTTTGTGTTCTGGTTGTTAGGAGGGCATACTGCAGAAATGATGAATATTGTAACAACACTTCAGAAGGATAGGTTCACACCAAGATACTATGTGGCTGCACTTACTGACAACATGAGTCTTCAAAAGGCACAGGTCTATGAACAATCACTTATTCAGGTGGAGGTCAATTATTATGTTCCATGGAACCAATGATTATGTTGGGAACTTGCTAGGCTATTTAAAATATGGAATATGATTATATTTAGTGCCTTTTCAGAGCGACGGAATGAAGACTGCCAAGAACGCTCATTTCATGCAGATATATCGTAGTCGTGAAGTAGGCCAGTCTTATATTACATCCATTGCAACAACATTGCTAGCCACATTGCATGCTATGTGGCTAGTAATAAGAATCAGACCACAAGTGGTGTGTACCTAGTTCAAGCTATGGTAGCTATTTGCAGCATGAGTTCAAATACTAATGTTTTGTGATATTCCTCCAGATATTTTGCAATGGTCCAGGGACATGCTTTCCTCTATGCATCTCAGCTTTCCTTCTGAAGGTAGCCCTCACAGCCTAGCTTCAGTTATTAAAAACAAAACAGCCTACATCTACGCTTGCTTACTTGATGCAGTATGAAACTTGTGCCATTGATCTTGGAGGATAAATGGATATTGCGATTGCTAATTTCCTCATCCCAAATTTCATGTTGATGCCAATTTTTCTACCAGTACCTAACTAGTTTAGGATTGCTGTCTTTCTTTAGGTGCTTGGTTTGGGATGGTCCTCCATTTTCTACATTGAAAGCATTGCAAGAGTGAAGAAGCTGTCATTGAGTGGTTTGCTGTTGTACAAGCTACGTATAGCTGACCAGTTCTTTGTGCAGTGGCCCCAGCTGCAGCAAGAGTATCCCCGAGCATGCTACGCTGGTCATTTGATGTAAAGGCTTGACCATATCTGACGTTGGGATACAGTATTTTCCAACTCAGAGATTCAGAATACGATGACAATCTATGTACACTTCGACAAATACAATTGTCGTTGCCTTAAAAAGAAAGGCTTTACACTCACATTTCATATATGCGGGCATGAAATGCAAGTTACCTAAAGATAAGTCTTTCTGAATGTAAGAGAATCAGAGTGGACTTATCAAGTTATTGCAGAATGTAAAACTTATTTTTTATGATTCCAGATAGATTATCTGTTTATAATTGTGCCTGGCATTTGATGATTCTAGTCAGCAATTTGGATTTTGCTGACTATTATTTTTCTTGACTCCTAACAGTTTGTTTCTCCAGACCATTTTTAGGGGAACGCATTCCAAACCTTGCATGGGGTAAAAGTGAGATTGTAAGTATCAGATACATCTCGGCCTAGGCTAGTTCCTCCAGATTTGGTCAGGTCGTCGCCCTTGAGGGCTAATCGTGTCGTACTTTGGCCTCAAAAGGCTGTGAAATCTTTGATTGGTTTTTTTTTTGAGCTGCTTTTAATGGGTGCATGATTTTGTTTTAACTGAGAAATGGCAGGAGATCTACCTTGTAGGAGTATATTAGAGAAAGGAGAAGCAAAACAGTACAACAGAAAGTTCAGCCCTGCGGCCGCACAGCCACAGAGGAAGCAGACAAATTGCTTGGAGGGTAGCACCAAACACAAGTAGAGAACAAAACATCCTAAGACAAAAAGGACATTTCACTACTGAAACCTGTAAACACGCCATGATTGGTCAATATCTTCCTTTGCTCGTAGGGCCATGGCCAAAGCTGAAAAGTCAGCGATTCCTTTTTTCCCCACAAATTCCACGTAACATAATTGGCTACAACGTTGAAAGCGCTTCTTTGCTCCTTTGTACTACCTTTGCCACAACCTCCCACCAATCCGCAATGGAGGCAGCATTGGTGGCCTGGATGTGAAGAAGCAAGATGAGGACAAGCTTAGCATGTGTGGCTAGCACAAGGATTGGAGAATCAAGGGTCAATGCTAAGCCACAATGTATGAAGAATGAAGATATCCCCAATGGTTGATAACAAAGACGATCAAGAACTCAAGGATGAAGTAGGAGATCCATGAAGGAGTCAAGTGCGGCATGGTAGGACTCAAGAATTGAAGACTTTTCAAGAGTTAGGATAAAAAAATACATGGGAGTCAAGTGTGCTAAAGCTTGTCCTAATGTTCAAGTGTGAATGGTGGTGCAATATTGGTGAACATTTGGTCCAAAGAGCTTAGGCTTAATACAAGGAGCCCAACGAAACAAGTCTCGCTTCAATCAgaattcatgagaataagttagAGGCAAGAATAGTTGATGATGCAATCACAAGATTGCCCGGTGGTAAGATAAATGCACCCACGTACTGTGGAGTCCGACCAGTGAAGTCAGTGGAAGACACTACCACTGGATAATTAGAGGACATTCAACAGAGGCTAGGGTTTGGTGGCCCTAAGAAAATGAATGTATAGGACGGTTGAAGAGATTGTGACGTCTAATAGGGGTGAATTAGGCTTCTTAAAACTAATTGGTCAACTAAAACCAACTTATCAAAACCTATATCTGCATGATTCTATCCAAATGTGCACTATGTTTTTGCTAAGTGTTTCCATCTCTAATGCAAAATAGCTTTGCACTCTAGGTTCCAATTCTATCGACTAACCTAGCAAGTTAGACTAAGAAAGATAAACACGCAACCTAAGGAATGCAAATAAGTGTGGAAATGTAAATTCGTTCGAACCCAAGCTTCTAGTGCGGTAACTCCATGGAGAACCAACGAGCCTTCTCCACGCACAAGGAAGCGGGCGAGAGGGAGAGGAAGCACAGGCACCAAGTGGTGCACGATCTTGTGATCGTTCCTTCTTCTATGGGCTCAGGGGTGAGCCTTGCTATTTCATCTCTTGTCTGTTGTTCGGGCTTCTGTAGTGTGGTCTGCCGAGCGAGAGCTGCAGGAAAAGGACATAGGGAAAGGTGAACATTATGGACGCTGCTAGATCCTTGAAATTTAGTGTGGTGATCCAACGGTTGTGAAATGCAGATGGTGTGGCTCAATATGGCTGCAACTTTTATACAATGTATAGGATATAGGATTGTAGTAAAATGGACTCGTGTATGATGATATAAAAATAATTTAGAAGATAGCTTCTTTTATTAACAAAGGTGGTAAAAAGTAAAAAATCTCTCTATCTCCAAAAATACCTTGCAATTTTTAGAGGCAGACGGCTCATTTATCGAGACACATAAAAATGTATTAATAGAGGTGGTCCTTTTAAGATGTCCGCCTCTAAAATAGTGTATTCTCATAGGTGGATATCTTAAAAGATCTGCCTCGGGAAATAGGCCTGAAGCCTAGGCACCACCCAACACTATGGGCACATATACATACATGCACTTAGGGTTTAGGTTTCATcgttctctctttctccctcatcagccacctcttctCTCTCTGTCTCTAGCGAAGGGTGTAGTGGCGGTAGTAGCCTTGGCCAAGGGTATGCCCAAGGGCAGCGCCGAGAGCACTAAAGAGGGCATAGCCAATGACACAACATCCTGTGGCAGCGCACTAGCCCCACACCCCCTTCTAGATTTAACAACGGCACACAAGCTCG
The sequence above is drawn from the Miscanthus floridulus cultivar M001 chromosome 15, ASM1932011v1, whole genome shotgun sequence genome and encodes:
- the LOC136508680 gene encoding uncharacterized protein isoform X2; translated protein: MVAACYALPVLVSVLTVRIFYVLWHSDQPASRPRTTGSRCLIVLGSGGHTAEMMNIVTTLQKDRFTPRYYVAALTDNMSLQKAQVYEQSLIQSDGMKTAKNAHFMQIYRSREVGQSYITSIATTLLATLHAMWLVIRIRPQVIFCNGPGTCFPLCISAFLLKVLGLGWSSIFYIESIARVKKLSLSGLLLYKLRIADQFFVQWPQLQQEYPRACYAGHLM
- the LOC136508680 gene encoding uncharacterized protein isoform X1, translating into MLCYFDTDGSQRHAACSLARKRSLMVAACYALPVLVSVLTVRIFYVLWHSDQPASRPRTTGSRCLIVLGSGGHTAEMMNIVTTLQKDRFTPRYYVAALTDNMSLQKAQVYEQSLIQSDGMKTAKNAHFMQIYRSREVGQSYITSIATTLLATLHAMWLVIRIRPQVIFCNGPGTCFPLCISAFLLKVLGLGWSSIFYIESIARVKKLSLSGLLLYKLRIADQFFVQWPQLQQEYPRACYAGHLM